The Ranitomeya imitator isolate aRanImi1 chromosome 6, aRanImi1.pri, whole genome shotgun sequence genome window below encodes:
- the LOC138642129 gene encoding uncharacterized protein codes for MKAGSMQRLEQRFLPKKKLKNGCRDFSSHHIVIYEYPRLSKKTQIKLVFRKEFRCHNNTRSNFQSSTTKQCHKKHTNCGATLSITVRNMAMKRTKDKLLSTHPCVISINHEHNHAIFAADALRFRRPSPEVEEAFRILFAKGHSPSSALQSYTFDLQEQFGEQAFLVLSDRSKCPDIQWCYHRYYSIFQRKYGPPDGLGMISSLKIFIDTYNKSCGSVCAKMELEEDKDLIIAICSPLMQRVHKYLPTSGEIAFMDSSRSMDRHNSRIFLLLAPSVAGALPLAILVMYSEAQVVITRALKLLQSILPEDAFYGRGIEHGPGIIITDDSHSERNSLKDRFSDSRLLLCKFHVLQAFWRYIWDSNNHVQKVDRQDIYTLFKKLVNEQSQQQFESLFTEVMSSPMLKKYLNVQKYLEKMRDRAGEWAMCHRATLLTRGPDTNNYSEANIRVLKEKVLMRVKAFNIVQLFDFLTTRFMTYFEQRIISVLSNRTVNVSRSRYFIPEIQTDNLIVTHISDDTCSVKNSTSGHEYAVNMLTNTCFCPVGSNGAYCKHQFAAATKFNISTSQFIPVTDAHAKLALHKILADSIDVPEGWYDNLHGSRGVPEGWHDKLQGSTSTVALSQEDDHTVMVDELCLNEEDSCAEKTVPMTVTDQNNERGRHLKVMFQVLEEKLSEREDIFGPGVDALYKNFLSVEKRDASLFSALHTFGKSNGPLALRTSRRIPVQPTAVARRNTYLGGRHVQQSGRPAKRTLVAEHGYCISKKSVPDWVMPVGKLQHAASQSLSLCGEWQNDWQKASEELG; via the exons atgaaggctggttccatgcAAAGGTTAGAACAAAGATTTTTGCCAAAGAAGAAGCTGAAGAATGGCTGCAGAGATTTCAGCAGTCATCACATAGTGATCTACGAGTATCCAAGACTTTCAAAGAAAACACAGATAAAGTTGGTTTTTAGG AAGGAATTCCGCTGCCACAACAATACAAGATCAAACTTCCAAAGTTCAACAACAAAACAATGTCATAAAAAACACACAAATTGTGGAGCAACGTTGTCAATCACAGTGAGAAATATGGCTATGAAACG GACTAAGGATAAGCTGCTCTCcacacatccatgtgtcatctCCATCAATCATGAACATAACCATGCTATATTTGCAGCTGATGCTCTACGCTTCAGGCGACCAAGTCCAGAAGTTGAAGAGGCGTTTAGAATCCTTTTTGCTAAGGGACATTCACCATCTTCAGCTCTACAAAGTTATACATTTGATTTGCAAGAGCAGTTTGGAGAACAGGCTTTTCTGGTACTTTCAGATAGGTCGAAATGCCCAGATATACAATGGTGTTACCACAGATATTATAGTATTTTTCAAAGAAAGTATGGACCACCAGATGGACTGGGAATGATCTCTAGCCTGAAGATATTTATTGACACATATAATAAGTCATGTGGGTCTGTCTGTGCAAAGATGGAATTGGAGGAAGACAAGGACCTGATAATAGCCATATGTTCACCATTAATGCAACGTGTACATAAGTACTTGCCGACATCAGGTGAAATTGCATTTATGGATTCATCAAGATCAATGGACAGACATAACAGCCGAATATTTCTCCTCCTTGCTCCTAGTGTCGCAGGGGCATTGCCGCTGGCAATACTGGTAATGTATTCTGAAGCACAAGTTGTTATCACCCGTGCGCTAAAGCTATTGCAGTCTATTTTACCCGAGGATGCATTTTATGGTCGCGGTATTGAGCACGGTCCGGGTATAATTATCACAGATGACAGCCACAGTGAAAGAAATAGCTTGAAGGACCGATTTTCAGACTCCCGGTTACTGCTATGCAAATTCCATGTACTCCAGGCCTTTTGGAGATACATATGGGATTCTAACAATCATGTACAGAAAGTAGACAGGCAAGACATATATACCTTGTTCAAGAAACTGGTAAATGAACAAAGTCAACAACAGTTCGAAAGTCTCTTCACAGAGGTTATGTCAAGTCCTATGTTGAAAAAATATCTGAATGTACAAAAATATTTAGAGAAAATGAGAGACAGAGCAGGGGAATGGGCAATGTGCCACCGAGCGACACTGCTAACAAGGGGTCCTGACACTAACAACTACAGTGAAGCCAACATAAGGGTGCTGAAAGAGAAAGTCCTGATGCGTGTTAAAGCTTTCAATATTGTACAGTTATTTGATTTTCTGACCACACGATTCATGACATATTTTGAACAGAGGATCATCAGTGTTCTCAGTAACAGAACTGTAAATGTGAGTCGATCGCGTTATTTCATTCCAGAAATACAAACTGACAATTTAATTGTAACACATATTTCCGATGACACATGTAGTGTGAAAAATTCGACATCTGGCCATGAATATGCTGTAAACATGTTGACAAACACATGTTTCTGTCCAGTAGGATCCAATGGGGCTTACTGCAAACATCAATTTGCTGCAGCAACTAAATTCAATATTTCTACTTCCCAGTTTATCCCAGTTACAGATGCACATGCTAAGCTTGCACTGCACAAGATCTTGGCGGACTCCATAGATGTCCCAGAAGGCTGGTATGATAACTTGCACGGAAGCAGAGGAGTTCCAGAAGGCTGGCATGATAAACTGCAAGGATCTACTTCTACAGTAGCGCTATCACAAGAAGATGACCACACTGTCATGGTAGATGAATTATGCCTCAATGAAGAAGATTCTTGTGCAGAGAAAACTGTGCCAATGACTGTGACAGATCAGAATAATGAACGCGGCAGGCACCTGAAGGTCATGTTCCAGGTTTTGGAAGAAAAATTGTCTGAAAGAGAAGATATTTTTGGGCCCGGCGTGGATGCATTATATAAGAATTTTTTGTCAGTGGAGAAGCGAGATGCCTCTCTGTTTTCTGCCCTCCACACTTTTGGAAAATCAAATGGTCCTCTTGCTCTTCGGACTTCAAGGAGAATTCCTGTGCAACCCACAGCAGTGGCAAGGAGGAATACATACTTAGGTGGTCGTCATGTGCAGCAAAGCGGTCGACCTGCAAAAAGGACATTAGTTGCAGAACATGGGTACTGCATCTCAAAAAAATCTGTACCAGATTGGGTAATGCCTGTTGGTAAATTGCAGCATGCAGCCTCACAGTCTCTCTCACTGTGTGGAGAATGGCAAAATGATTGGCAAAAAGCATCAGAAGAGTTAGGCTAA